From the Clostridium putrefaciens genome, one window contains:
- the proS gene encoding proline--tRNA ligase: protein MSKNKKFVESITPMSEDFAKWYTDIVKKAELTDYSTVKGCMIIRPYGYAIWENIQKELDAKFKATGHENVYMPLFIPESLLEKEKDHVEGFAPEVAWVTHGGEEKLAERLCVRPTSETLFCEHYSKIIQSYNDLPKLYNQWCSVVRWEKTTRPFLRTTEFLWQEGHTAHATQKDAEEETIKMLNVYADFCENVLAMPVIKGQKTEKEKFAGATSTYTIESLMHDGKALQNGTSHNFGDNFAKAFNIQYTDKNGTLQYVHQTSWGVTTRLIGSIIMVHGDDSGLVLPPKIAPIQVVIVPIAQHKEGVLDKAHELKDRISKVASVKLDDSDKMAGWKFNEYEMKGIPVRLEVGPKDIENNQVVLVRRDTREKLVVSIDELEVKLEELLEDIQKSLFEKAKTLRDEKTYSATTMEEFKEIADTKPGFIKSMWCGETSCEEKIKEIAGTSSRCMPFNQENLSDKCVCCGKDATHLVYWGKAY from the coding sequence ATGAGTAAAAATAAAAAATTCGTAGAATCCATAACTCCTATGTCAGAAGACTTTGCTAAATGGTATACAGACATAGTAAAAAAGGCTGAACTAACGGACTATTCAACTGTTAAAGGGTGCATGATAATAAGGCCTTATGGCTATGCAATTTGGGAAAACATACAAAAAGAACTTGATGCTAAATTTAAAGCTACAGGTCACGAAAATGTATACATGCCACTATTTATACCTGAAAGTTTACTTGAAAAAGAAAAAGATCACGTTGAAGGATTTGCTCCTGAAGTGGCTTGGGTTACCCATGGTGGTGAAGAAAAGTTAGCTGAAAGATTATGTGTACGTCCTACTTCAGAAACATTATTTTGTGAGCACTACTCAAAGATAATTCAATCTTATAACGACTTACCAAAACTATATAACCAGTGGTGTTCTGTAGTTAGATGGGAAAAAACAACTCGTCCATTTTTAAGAACTACTGAGTTCTTATGGCAAGAAGGCCACACTGCCCATGCCACACAAAAAGATGCTGAAGAAGAGACTATAAAGATGTTGAATGTATATGCAGACTTTTGTGAAAATGTTCTTGCAATGCCTGTAATTAAAGGTCAAAAAACAGAAAAGGAAAAGTTTGCAGGCGCTACATCTACCTATACTATAGAAAGTTTAATGCATGATGGTAAAGCACTTCAAAATGGTACTTCACACAACTTTGGAGATAACTTTGCAAAGGCTTTTAATATACAATATACAGATAAAAATGGTACTCTCCAATATGTTCACCAAACCTCTTGGGGTGTTACTACAAGACTTATAGGATCTATAATAATGGTTCATGGAGATGATAGTGGACTTGTGCTACCTCCAAAGATAGCTCCAATTCAAGTTGTTATAGTACCTATTGCTCAGCACAAAGAAGGGGTCCTAGACAAAGCTCACGAATTAAAGGATAGAATTTCTAAGGTTGCTTCAGTAAAGCTTGATGATTCAGATAAGATGGCAGGATGGAAGTTCAATGAATATGAGATGAAAGGAATTCCTGTTCGTTTAGAAGTTGGACCAAAAGACATTGAAAATAACCAAGTAGTACTAGTAAGAAGAGATACTCGTGAAAAACTAGTAGTATCAATAGATGAATTAGAAGTTAAACTAGAAGAGTTATTAGAAGATATACAAAAGTCTCTTTTTGAAAAAGCAAAAACCTTGAGAGATGAAAAGACTTATTCAGCTACAACTATGGAAGAATTTAAAGAAATAGCTGATACTAAACCTGGATTTATAAAATCTATGTGGTGTGGAGAAACATCTTGCGAAGAAAAGATCAAAGAAATAGCAGGAACTTCCTCAAGATGTATGCCTTTTAATCAAGAAAACTTATCTGATAAATGTGTATGTTGTGGTAAAGATGCTACTCATTTAGTATATTGGGGAAAAGCTTATTAA
- a CDS encoding pro-sigmaK processing inhibitor BofA family protein — translation MVIESVIAFIVALILLFIIVKLFSWPLKILFKLIINGVFGALTLLLVNFIGGYFGVTVGINAVTALIAGFFGVPGVIFLVIFKNFL, via the coding sequence ATGGTGATTGAAAGTGTAATTGCGTTCATTGTAGCTTTAATATTATTATTTATAATAGTTAAGTTATTTTCCTGGCCTTTAAAGATATTATTTAAATTAATTATTAATGGTGTATTTGGAGCATTGACCTTACTATTAGTTAATTTCATTGGCGGATACTTTGGAGTAACTGTAGGCATTAATGCAGTAACAGCATTAATAGCAGGGTTCTTTGGTGTTCCTGGGGTAATATTCTTAGTTATATTCAAAAACTTTTTATAG
- a CDS encoding Na+/H+ antiporter NhaC family protein has product MKKRTILLMTVMFICMLSTVVLAADVSETADMNSIRLGVLTLLPPVVAIVLAFITKNVVISLFLGVLVGCFLLNLNGVNIFMALFYSFLDLVKYVLNSLANPWNAGIILQCLTIGGLIALITKMGGTKAVAKALAKRAKGPISAQVITWFLGLLVFFDDYANSLIVGPIMKPVTDSMKVSREKLSFIIDATAAPIAGLALISTWIGYELSLIKDGYLAIGQEVDAFGMFISTIPYRFYNIFILLFTLFTAIFLREFGPMLKAERRARTTGKVMSDTASPMLVENADEMEPKEGIKLSIWNAIIPIGTLIVGAFAGFYYNGYITIMAGGDVVAQSIVTSSPLSIRAIQSAFGNADASIVIFQAALLASMVAILMGIFKKIFKIGEAIDIWVGGMKSLIITGVILLLAWSLSSVIKELGTAKYLVSLLSDTIPQFLLPTIIFLLGSIISFATGTAYGTMGILMPLTIPLASSMSSDPKFVIMSIGAVLTGAIFGDHCSPISDTTILSSMGSGCDHLDHTKTQIWYAMFVAMFAVIFGYIPVGLNVPVYIVLPVDVIILGVLVYLIGKPVEVKESK; this is encoded by the coding sequence ATAAAAAAAAGAACAATTTTGTTAATGACAGTTATGTTTATTTGTATGTTATCTACAGTGGTTTTAGCGGCGGATGTGTCTGAAACTGCGGATATGAATTCCATAAGGCTAGGTGTGCTTACCTTGCTTCCACCAGTGGTGGCAATAGTATTGGCGTTTATAACTAAGAATGTTGTAATATCTTTATTCTTAGGGGTTTTAGTAGGGTGCTTTTTACTCAATTTAAATGGAGTTAATATATTTATGGCTTTATTCTATTCATTTTTAGACTTAGTAAAATATGTACTTAACTCTTTGGCTAATCCATGGAATGCAGGCATAATATTACAATGCCTAACCATAGGCGGTCTTATAGCGCTTATAACAAAGATGGGTGGAACAAAGGCAGTTGCAAAAGCTCTTGCTAAAAGGGCTAAAGGACCAATAAGTGCTCAGGTTATAACTTGGTTCTTAGGTTTACTTGTGTTTTTTGACGATTATGCAAATTCATTAATAGTTGGACCTATAATGAAGCCAGTAACAGATAGTATGAAGGTGTCAAGAGAGAAATTATCGTTTATAATTGATGCCACAGCAGCCCCTATTGCAGGGCTTGCACTTATATCTACTTGGATTGGATATGAACTAAGTTTAATAAAAGATGGATACCTAGCAATAGGCCAAGAAGTTGATGCTTTTGGAATGTTTATATCTACAATACCTTATAGATTTTATAATATATTTATACTTTTATTTACATTATTTACTGCTATATTTTTAAGGGAATTTGGGCCTATGCTTAAGGCTGAAAGAAGGGCTAGGACAACAGGTAAGGTTATGAGTGATACAGCAAGTCCTATGTTGGTAGAAAATGCGGATGAGATGGAACCAAAAGAAGGTATAAAGCTTAGTATATGGAATGCCATAATTCCTATAGGAACTCTTATTGTAGGAGCCTTTGCAGGTTTTTATTATAATGGATATATAACAATAATGGCAGGAGGAGATGTTGTAGCACAATCTATTGTAACTTCATCACCACTTTCGATAAGGGCTATACAAAGTGCCTTTGGAAATGCAGATGCATCTATAGTTATATTCCAAGCAGCCTTACTTGCATCTATGGTAGCTATATTAATGGGTATTTTTAAAAAGATATTTAAAATAGGTGAGGCCATAGATATATGGGTGGGCGGAATGAAGTCACTTATTATAACTGGAGTTATCTTATTATTAGCTTGGTCATTAAGTAGCGTTATAAAGGAACTTGGTACAGCAAAATATTTAGTATCATTATTATCAGATACTATACCACAGTTTTTATTACCTACCATTATATTCCTTTTAGGATCGATAATATCCTTTGCTACAGGAACTGCTTATGGAACCATGGGTATATTAATGCCACTTACAATTCCACTAGCAAGTTCAATGTCATCAGATCCAAAGTTTGTTATTATGAGCATAGGAGCAGTACTTACAGGTGCAATATTTGGAGATCACTGCTCTCCAATTTCAGATACAACTATACTCTCATCTATGGGGTCAGGGTGCGACCACCTAGATCATACTAAAACACAAATATGGTATGCTATGTTTGTAGCAATGTTTGCAGTTATATTTGGATATATACCTGTAGGGTTAAATGTTCCAGTTTATATAGTTTTACCTGTAGATGTAATCATATTAGGGGTGCTTGTATATTTAATAGGAAAACCCGTAGAAGTTAAAGAATCTAAATAA
- a CDS encoding histidine phosphatase family protein, whose amino-acid sequence MRIGLVRHFKVNIEHKKYMNSTEYNEYANRYNISEVFEKEVELGEVRWNKCYCSNLSRAIFTAKSIYKGDIIVTESLREIQTLSRFNTRLPLHYYLWDVIGRVSWIRNHPSQPEIRNLTKIRVKDILDEIIENAKEEDNILIVSHAAIMYSIRKELERRGFEGDKFLKAENGKLYSYKN is encoded by the coding sequence TTGAGGATAGGACTAGTAAGGCACTTTAAAGTTAATATAGAACATAAAAAATATATGAATTCAACAGAATATAATGAGTATGCAAATAGATATAACATTTCAGAGGTGTTTGAAAAAGAAGTAGAATTAGGTGAGGTAAGATGGAATAAATGTTATTGTAGTAATCTTTCAAGGGCTATATTCACAGCTAAAAGTATATATAAAGGAGATATAATTGTAACAGAGTCTCTTCGTGAAATTCAAACTCTGTCAAGGTTTAATACAAGGTTACCACTACATTATTATCTTTGGGATGTCATAGGAAGAGTGTCTTGGATTAGAAATCATCCATCTCAACCAGAGATAAGAAACCTTACTAAGATTAGAGTTAAAGATATTTTAGATGAAATAATAGAAAATGCTAAAGAGGAAGATAATATACTTATAGTAAGTCATGCTGCTATAATGTATTCAATCAGAAAAGAACTTGAAAGACGTGGCTTTGAAGGAGATAAGTTCTTAAAAGCAGAAAATGGTAAGTTATATTCATATAAAAATTAA
- a CDS encoding GNAT family N-acetyltransferase has product MQVFIKEFNELSLDELYDILSLRNEVFIVEQNCAYEDCDGKDKFCYHVYYKEGKEIIAYARILKKGLSYEEVSIGRVIIKKPYRRKRLAFELMKNAIEFIQVSLKEDSIRLSSQVYAKGLYESLGFKEVSDEYLEDNIPHIEMIYNTKI; this is encoded by the coding sequence ATGCAAGTATTTATAAAAGAGTTTAATGAACTTTCCTTAGATGAATTGTATGATATCCTTTCTTTAAGAAATGAAGTATTTATTGTTGAACAAAACTGCGCCTATGAGGATTGTGATGGTAAGGATAAGTTTTGTTATCATGTTTATTATAAAGAAGGAAAAGAGATTATAGCTTATGCAAGAATCCTTAAAAAAGGATTATCCTATGAAGAAGTTTCTATAGGTAGGGTTATTATTAAAAAACCATATAGAAGAAAAAGACTTGCATTTGAACTTATGAAAAACGCTATAGAATTTATTCAAGTATCTTTAAAAGAAGATTCGATTAGATTATCTTCTCAGGTTTACGCAAAAGGACTATATGAATCACTAGGATTTAAAGAAGTTTCAGATGAATATTTAGAGGATAATATACCACACATAGAAATGATATATAATACAAAGATATAA
- a CDS encoding sodium/glutamate symporter, with amino-acid sequence MELNIIQTLSLLIIFLVIGYTLQKGVKVLRDSYVPAPVIGGLLFSIVLAIAKNYVTLKLDFSALPIFVAGFFLSIGLRIDFATFKKNLKLQLLFLFLVIMVALMQNVVSLGIGKGLGKSSYDIIISGSLGLMGDHTLGGLVPSFLEGGKPVMQSLTSLSILTLYIGSIVGGLFFKKLKNKVDLSKNLSIPAPSFTPQEFLQYILIFVVGIAISLLPTQYGFSKYINPAGGGFILGLILRWIFDDSKVYEVKAPNVNLIGNFCLSMLLITTFSMFDITMIFKVSLYNLVLMIIQLAWLIALSYYLVFKLYKKNPLASYVATGLIGFSVGMPASTMSNLQCLTEREGALPIVLFVVPPVGAWIINIFNMCIIKLFL; translated from the coding sequence ATGGAGCTTAATATAATTCAAACATTATCATTACTTATAATATTCCTAGTTATAGGATATACTCTCCAAAAAGGTGTAAAGGTTTTAAGAGATAGTTACGTGCCGGCACCAGTGATAGGAGGACTGCTATTTTCCATAGTTTTAGCTATTGCAAAGAATTATGTTACCTTAAAATTAGACTTCTCTGCACTTCCTATATTTGTAGCAGGATTTTTCTTATCTATAGGTCTTAGAATAGACTTTGCTACATTTAAGAAAAATTTAAAGTTACAGTTATTATTTTTGTTTTTAGTTATAATGGTAGCTTTAATGCAAAACGTAGTAAGCCTTGGAATAGGAAAGGGTCTTGGAAAATCATCCTATGACATAATTATATCAGGCTCATTAGGACTTATGGGTGATCACACATTAGGGGGACTTGTACCTAGTTTCCTAGAAGGCGGTAAACCAGTAATGCAGTCACTTACATCCCTTTCTATACTAACTTTATACATAGGTTCTATAGTAGGTGGGTTATTTTTTAAGAAGTTAAAAAATAAGGTAGACTTGTCCAAAAATTTAAGTATACCAGCACCGAGTTTTACACCTCAAGAATTTTTGCAATATATTTTAATCTTTGTGGTGGGGATAGCCATTTCATTGTTGCCAACTCAATATGGATTTAGTAAATATATAAATCCAGCAGGAGGAGGTTTTATATTAGGGTTAATACTAAGATGGATTTTTGACGATTCAAAGGTCTATGAGGTTAAAGCACCTAATGTAAATCTTATAGGTAATTTTTGTTTATCCATGCTACTTATAACTACATTTTCTATGTTTGATATAACAATGATATTTAAAGTAAGCTTATATAATTTAGTTCTTATGATTATACAATTAGCTTGGTTAATAGCACTAAGTTATTACTTGGTATTTAAATTGTATAAAAAGAATCCGCTAGCATCTTACGTTGCAACGGGATTAATAGGGTTCAGTGTAGGAATGCCAGCAAGTACAATGAGTAATTTGCAATGCTTAACTGAAAGAGAAGGGGCACTTCCAATAGTTTTATTCGTTGTACCACCAGTAGGTGCTTGGATAATTAATATATTTAATATGTGCATTATAAAGTTGTTTTTATAA
- a CDS encoding C-GCAxxG-C-C family protein, whose translation MEKDQFIEEVRHTAEGYFERGEFFCSEAVVKTINDMLDKPYDENVTKLASGFPVGIGKSGCVCGAVSGGVMALGMVYGREHGEAMQEKMFPVSADLHDHIKGIYKSTCCRVMTRNFEFSSPERKSHCIKITGEVAAYIAEKLYEDDKLNKDENN comes from the coding sequence ATGGAAAAGGATCAGTTTATTGAGGAAGTAAGACACACTGCAGAGGGATATTTTGAAAGAGGGGAATTCTTTTGTTCAGAAGCTGTAGTTAAAACTATTAATGATATGTTAGACAAGCCTTACGATGAGAATGTTACAAAATTAGCTTCAGGATTTCCAGTAGGTATTGGTAAATCAGGGTGTGTCTGTGGAGCAGTAAGTGGAGGTGTAATGGCATTAGGTATGGTTTATGGAAGAGAGCATGGAGAAGCTATGCAAGAAAAGATGTTTCCAGTGTCAGCAGATTTGCATGATCATATAAAGGGGATATATAAGAGTACTTGTTGCAGAGTAATGACAAGAAACTTTGAATTTTCATCACCAGAAAGAAAATCTCATTGCATAAAGATTACTGGGGAAGTAGCCGCATATATAGCAGAAAAGTTATATGAAGATGATAAATTAAATAAAGATGAAAATAATTAA
- a CDS encoding APC family permease has translation MEKQDNNTLKKSLGLFDAMAIVIGMVIGSGIFFKPSIVFRNAGSPILAIMAWIVGGIIALASALTVAEIASAIPKTGGLFIYLKVLYGEKWAFLFGWVQTLVYVPGSIAALAIVLATQVTAFIPLTSKEQKLVAIGLLLFLALLNVISTKLGSKIQGIITVAKLLPILVIILLGFTRGTSKGIVINNFSGGTVTGFGAAILGTLWAYDGWMSVTNMAGELKNPKRDLPKSIISGLLITIVIYVLINLALVKIISVEAIISSDKPASDAAIVLFGGIGAKFISAGILLSILGALNGYIMTGVRVPFAMAEEKLLPYNKFFGKVNDKFGTPANSFMFEMFLACLYVLSGSFDMLTDLVMFVLWIFFTMAVAGIFLLRKNFKDLERTYRVPLYPFIPLVGIIGSTYIIISTMITNPIYALYGTVITILGLPVYFYVKKHN, from the coding sequence ATGGAAAAACAAGATAATAACACTTTAAAAAAAAGCCTTGGATTATTTGATGCTATGGCAATAGTTATTGGAATGGTAATAGGATCAGGAATATTTTTCAAGCCATCTATAGTATTTAGAAATGCAGGGTCTCCAATATTAGCTATTATGGCTTGGATAGTAGGAGGAATTATAGCTTTGGCTTCAGCACTTACTGTAGCTGAAATTGCATCAGCAATACCAAAGACAGGGGGACTATTCATATATCTTAAAGTCTTATATGGTGAAAAGTGGGCCTTTTTATTTGGATGGGTTCAGACATTAGTTTATGTACCTGGATCAATAGCTGCATTGGCTATTGTTTTAGCAACTCAAGTTACAGCGTTTATACCACTTACATCAAAAGAGCAAAAGCTTGTAGCTATAGGATTATTACTATTTTTAGCATTACTTAATGTGATATCTACAAAACTTGGAAGTAAGATACAAGGAATAATAACCGTAGCTAAGTTATTACCTATATTAGTAATAATCTTACTAGGATTTACTAGAGGAACATCAAAGGGAATTGTAATAAACAACTTCAGTGGAGGTACAGTAACAGGCTTCGGAGCAGCCATTTTAGGAACTCTATGGGCTTATGATGGATGGATGAGTGTTACTAATATGGCGGGTGAATTAAAGAATCCTAAAAGGGATTTGCCAAAATCAATTATATCAGGGCTTTTGATAACTATAGTTATTTATGTCCTTATAAATTTAGCACTTGTAAAGATAATATCAGTGGAAGCTATAATATCTTCAGATAAGCCTGCTTCAGATGCTGCTATAGTATTATTTGGTGGAATAGGTGCAAAATTTATATCAGCAGGTATTTTACTCTCAATTTTAGGAGCTTTAAATGGTTATATTATGACAGGTGTTAGGGTACCGTTTGCTATGGCAGAAGAGAAGTTACTTCCTTATAATAAGTTTTTTGGAAAGGTGAATGATAAGTTTGGAACTCCTGCTAATTCATTTATGTTTGAAATGTTTTTAGCTTGTTTATATGTTTTGTCTGGTTCATTTGACATGTTAACAGATCTAGTAATGTTCGTACTTTGGATATTTTTCACTATGGCTGTAGCAGGGATATTTTTGCTTAGAAAGAATTTTAAAGACTTAGAAAGGACTTATAGAGTTCCCTTATATCCATTTATACCTTTGGTTGGAATAATAGGAAGTACATATATAATAATAAGCACTATGATAACTAATCCGATATATGCATTATATGGGACGGTTATAACCATTTTAGGTTTACCGGTCTATTTTTATGTAAAAAAACATAATTAG